AGCAACAGCAACGCAAGCAACAACGCCGCGCCCCACAGAGCAACTGACCCAGAGCAACTGATCGGACTCCGGTTGAATGGGCTGCGAAGGTGGAGTTGTCAGGAGTGGTGAAGTTCCGGATTGTCGGCGAACCAAACGCAGTCCCTGTCACACGTGAAGATCCGCTCTGCGCGGCCCCGGCAGAACTCTGCCATCATGTCAGACCATGCCCGACCGCCTCCGAGTCCTGCTGATCGACGACAACACAGCGGACCTTCTCCTGGCCGAGGAAGCCTTCGAGGACCACGCCGCCCACACGGAACTGATCACCTTCACCACCGGACAGGACGCCCTGAACTGGCTTCAGGACCCCTGCGAACCCCTGCCCGACGTGATCATGCTCGACTGGTACATGCCCGGCATGACCGGCCAGGAAGTCCTGAACGCCCTGCACGCCGACCCCACCCTGGCCTGCCTGCCCGTCACGGTGATGTCCGGCGTGCCCATCGACCGGCCCGGCGTGCACCACCTGACCAAGAGCGTGACCCTCGACGACCACCTGCGGCAGATCACCGACCTGGTGAACGGCTGGTGCACCCACCGCTGAACCGCTCACGCCGGCACACACAGGCAGGCACACGCACGCACCTTCATGAAGCGGCCGCCACCCGGCACGTGACGTCACGGTAAGACCCGGCGCCCTACCATGCCCGTACCCAACAACACGGAAGCCGCCCGGGTGAAGGCGGCACAGGGTCGCCCCACCGCCGCGTGGGGCTTTATCAATGCCCCAAATCAATGACGCCGGTGGCAGGAAGTACTGACCGGCCTACCGACCGGACTACCGGTACAGGCCCGCCACCACGAACCGCTCATCGACCACCGTCGGCACCGTATGCAGCGGCGACATGAAATACCACGTGTCCTGCACCTCCACACCCAGCGGCCGGGGTTCCGGCCCGGACGACACGGTTTCCAGCGCACCCACCAGCCAGTCCACATCCACCGCCACCAGCCCCCGCAGCACCCACTCCTGCGCACGCACGCTCAGCATCAACTCCAGATCACGCCCTGACAGGGACGCCACGTCCAGAAGCACCCACCCACCCTCCGGGCACAGCACCGCCGTCCTCCCACGCGACGACGCGGCCCCGTACCGGGGCACCTCGATCACACCGGAAGACGGAATGGACTCGGCAGAAAGGAAGTACATACCGCCGAGAGTACCCCCTTCGCCCGGCAGATCTACGCCATCAAACGCTGGGACGCCAGGGAGAAACGCGAAGTGATGGGCGTGCAGGTCAGCATCGACGGCCTGCGCCTGATCGCGGAACGCAGCGGCAAGTACGCCGGGCAGATGGGACCCCTCTGGTGCGGGAAGGACGGGCAGTGGCGCGAGGTGTGGCTGGACGCTGCGCCCCCCGCGGCCGCGAAGGTCGGGGTGCTGCGCGGTGACTTCCGCGAGCCGCTGTGGGCGGTCGCACGCTGGGACTCGTACGTGCAGACGAACCGCGACGGGCGGCCCGGCCCGATGTGGACGAAGATGCCGGACCTGATGCTCGCCAAGGTGGCCGAGGCTCTCGCGCTGCGTAAGGCGTTCCCGCAGGACATGAGCGGCCTGTACACGACCGAGGAGATGGCGCAGGCCGAGAACGGACGGGAAGAGCGGCCCACCCCGGACCGGCAGGTGGACGTGACCCGCGAGGTCCAGCAGGAAGCTGGTACCCCGGTCCGTACCCTGGCCGACCCGCACCAGAACCCGCAGCAGGAGGAAGTCCTGCAACGCTGGGCGGTCAGCATCGCGGAGATGGCCACCCGCGTCCGGAACGTCGCCCCGGCAGAGGACGTGCAGGCGATCCTCGACGCGTACCCCTGGCGCACCACCACCGAGGCGGCCCGCGCGTGCC
The sequence above is a segment of the Deinococcus seoulensis genome. Coding sequences within it:
- a CDS encoding response regulator; the encoded protein is MPDRLRVLLIDDNTADLLLAEEAFEDHAAHTELITFTTGQDALNWLQDPCEPLPDVIMLDWYMPGMTGQEVLNALHADPTLACLPVTVMSGVPIDRPGVHHLTKSVTLDDHLRQITDLVNGWCTHR